The following coding sequences are from one Capsicum annuum cultivar UCD-10X-F1 chromosome 3, UCD10Xv1.1, whole genome shotgun sequence window:
- the LOC107852873 gene encoding uncharacterized protein LOC107852873, whose amino-acid sequence MNHLEIFVIKTFDSEHSCSLSDRVLNNLVATTVFVSEFTAPKLINYKRIHTLGDIIEELKAIYGVDINNIMAWRVKEKAIAMLRGCILPLAYGVVDSENDNSWTWFFHQFREAFGERDNMCVVSVRNESIIKGVSIVYPNIPHLACIWHLWKNICKYFRKSKNRLSDLYYSMDKAYRKEDFDYIMSKVGKVDPRLKEYLEEAGYNKWSRCHSPVNKGRMMTSCLVEARVLPILGFLEEVRILFAAWKCKNSEIASYTNTTLGRRFQEILTDNRVKSLWMTAAGSYLYCVYESGRRYIVDIDRGTCNCCQDQIDEIPCAHVIAVLKSINIDVKEYGRYCSESYRPNTIVKTYELPIIPMPDMKDWIILDLVDADEVLPPKYKRPPGRPKKKDI is encoded by the exons ATGAATCATTTGGAAATCTTTGTGATAAAGACATTTGATTCGGAACATAGTTGCAGCCTGAGtgatagagtattgaataatttGGTTGCAACAACAGTTTTTGTCAGTGAGTTTACTGCACCAAAGTTAATTAATTACAAGAGAATACACACACTGGGGGACATAATTGAAGAGTTGAAGGCAATCTATGGTGTTGATATTAACAACATAATGGCTTGGCGGGTAAAAGAAAAGGCAATTGCGATGCTTAGAG GATGTATTCTTCCATTAGCTTACGGTGTTGTGGATTCCGAAAATGACAATTCGTGGACTtggttttttcatcaatttagagAAGCATTTGGAGAACGGGACAACATGTGTGTTGTATCGGTTCGaaatgagagtatcataaaaggtGTGAGCATTGTTTATCCTAATATCCCCCATCTTGCATGTATTTGGCATTTATGGAAaaatatttgtaaatattttagaaaaagcaaAAATAGACTTAGTGACCTTTATTATTCCATGGATAAAGCATAtagaaaagaagattttgattACATTATGTCAAAAGTTGGAAAGGTTGATCCAAGGCTTAAGGAATATCTGGAAGAAGCTGGATATAATAAATGGTCTCGATGTCACTCCCCTGTTAATAAGGGTAGAATGATGACCTCTTGTTTGGTAGAGGCTAGAGTACTTCCTATTTTAGGTTTCCTTGAAGAAGTGAGGATTCTATTTGCTGCATGGAAATGTAAGAACAGTGAAATTGCATCTTATACAAACACAACGCTTGGGAGAAGATTTCAAGAAATACTAACTGATAATAGGGTTAAATCATTGTGGATGACG GCAGCTGGAAGTTATCTGTACTGTGTGTATGAATCAGGAAGGAGGTACATTGTTGATATTGATCGTGGCACGTGTAACTGTTGCCAGgatcaaattgatgaaattccaTGTGCACACGTAATTGCGGTTTTAAAGAGTATAAATATTGATGTAAAAGAGTATGGACGTTACTGTTCAGAATCATACCGTCCAAACACCATTGTCAAGACATATGAACTCCCCATAATTCCTATGCCAGATATGAAAGATTGGATTATTCTAGATTTGGTTGATGCCGACGAAGTTTTGCCACCCAAATACAAAAGACCTCCTGGGAGGCCAAAAAAGAAAGACATTTAA